From a region of the Rhipicephalus microplus isolate Deutch F79 chromosome X, USDA_Rmic, whole genome shotgun sequence genome:
- the LOC142776963 gene encoding uncharacterized protein LOC142776963, with protein sequence MTLRYLSSGDLIQDIALAFRVGISTARMAVKVTCHALWIRLQPLYMPGTYSIVLLAVVDCNYKFVMVDVGAYGKQSDGGVLEQSKFGKRLQQGKLQLPKDLHLPNTRLPAPCVFVGDEAFQLRTDFLKPYPGRGPNPRGVPRMHLAF encoded by the exons ATGACACTCAG ATACCTTTCTTCTGGAGACCTCATCCAGGATATTGCACTTGCTTTCAGAGTTGGCATATCTACGGCGCGCATGGCTGTGAAGGTCACGTGCCATGCTCTTTGGATAAGGCTTCAGCCACTGTACATGCCC GGCACTTACTCCATTGTGCTGCTGGCAGTCGTTGACTGCAATTACAAATTTGTCATGGTTGATGTGGGGGCCTATGGCAAGCAGAGCGATGGAGGCGTTCTCGAACAGTCAAAGTTTGGCAAGCGGCTTCAACAAGGAAAGCTACAGCTGCCAAAGGACTTGCACCTTCCAAACACAAGACTTCCGGCTCCTTGTGTGTTTGTTGGGGACGAGGCCTTTCAGCTGAGGACTGATTTCTTGAAGCCTTACCCAGGACGTGGTCCGAATCCAA GAGGTGTGCCGAGAATGCATTTGGCATTCTAG
- the LOC119176805 gene encoding uncharacterized protein LOC119176805 translates to MPVDKRYPTQCSLCADDVALWVMGPKRNFTAIRRFVQCSLDAVASFSKAIGLTMSPTKTETVLVHPRAAARRAIRRLVLGDRPIPWSTAVTYLGLRIDHRITCIPAVKLAAFKATKVETAVNKLLSRGQGCTSRLALRLYEGAETAALTYALPRRSWSDNLT, encoded by the coding sequence ATGCCCGTTGACAAGCGTTACCCCACGCAGTGCTCCTTGTGTGCCGACGATGTGGCGCTGTGGGTTATGGGGCCTAAGCGGaacttcacggccataaggcGTTTTGTGCAATGCTCCTTAGATGCCGTTGCCTCTTTCTCCAAGGCGATCGGACTGACCATGTCGCCCACAAAGACGGAGACAGTGCTGGTTCACCCCAGAGCCGCTGCACGGAGGGCCATCCGAAGGCTTGTGCTAGGTGATCGACCGATCCCGTGGAGCACGGCAGTGACGTACCTGGGGCTAAGGATCGACCACCGAATTACTTGCATACCAGCCGTTAAACTCGCCGCATTCAAGGCCACCAAAGTCGAGACTGCTGTAAACAAGCTCCTCAGCAGGGGCCAAGGGTGCACCTCGCGGCTGGCCCTACGGCTCTACGAAGGGGCTGAAACAGCAGCGCTAACTTACGCGCTGCCAAGGAGAAGCTGGAGCGACAACCTCACATGA